A genomic region of Caulobacter vibrioides contains the following coding sequences:
- a CDS encoding cytochrome c oxidase assembly protein, with translation MSQTPTSKDDLTPQQQMARRNKKVAVICVATFCGMIGAAYASVPLYKLFCQVTGFDGTVRKAEAAPTRVLDRKITVRFDANIRELPWRFQALQPKQDIRIGDTGLTFFKVTNPTDKPITGRALYNVVPEQAGPYFQKLECFCFTSQTIQPGQTVEFPVVYFVDPQYADDPETKGKPEITLSYTFFPAVDDDKPGQVAAATTPRIVDPLGGAPSRGL, from the coding sequence ATGTCGCAAACCCCCACATCTAAGGACGATCTCACCCCGCAGCAGCAGATGGCGCGCCGCAACAAGAAGGTTGCCGTCATCTGTGTCGCGACCTTCTGCGGCATGATCGGCGCGGCCTATGCGTCGGTGCCGCTCTACAAGCTGTTCTGCCAGGTGACCGGCTTCGACGGCACGGTCCGCAAGGCCGAGGCGGCCCCGACCCGTGTGCTGGATCGCAAGATCACCGTGCGATTCGACGCCAATATCCGCGAGCTCCCCTGGCGCTTCCAGGCGCTGCAGCCCAAGCAGGATATCCGTATCGGCGACACGGGTCTGACCTTCTTCAAGGTCACCAACCCTACGGACAAGCCGATCACGGGACGCGCGCTCTATAACGTCGTGCCGGAGCAGGCGGGGCCGTACTTCCAGAAGCTGGAATGCTTCTGTTTCACCAGCCAGACGATCCAGCCTGGCCAAACCGTAGAGTTCCCGGTGGTCTACTTCGTGGATCCCCAATATGCGGACGACCCTGAAACGAAGGGAAAGCCTGAGATCACCCTCAGCTACACCTTCTTCCCGGCGGTCGACGACGACAAGCCGGGGCAAGTCGCGGCCGCGACAACGCCTCGCATCGTGGACCCCCTTGGCGGCGCACCGTCGAGAGGTCTATAG
- a CDS encoding cytochrome c oxidase subunit 3, protein MAGAVKHDYHILPPSPWPFVGSAAATVMAIGLIGWLKGGVLGIEKGNWAIFAAGFAGVLYTMFGWWADIAKESKAGDHTPVVSIGLRYGMILFIASEVMFFVAWFWMFFEMALFHEARTVSTIEEVRTAWAAWPPAGVETVSAWHLPLINTLTLLLSGTTVTWAHHALQVGDRKGAKWGLILTIVLGCLFTAIQIYEYAHINHEQLFYSEAAVNSGLYGSTFFLATGFHGFHVFVGTLFLIVCLIRLMTGAFTPQKHFGFEAAAWYWHFVDVVWLFLFAFIYVIFGASAH, encoded by the coding sequence ATGGCCGGCGCCGTCAAACACGACTACCACATCCTTCCGCCCAGCCCGTGGCCCTTCGTGGGCTCGGCCGCCGCCACCGTCATGGCCATCGGCCTGATCGGTTGGCTCAAGGGCGGCGTGCTCGGCATCGAAAAGGGCAACTGGGCGATCTTCGCCGCAGGCTTCGCGGGCGTGCTCTACACGATGTTCGGCTGGTGGGCCGACATCGCCAAGGAATCCAAGGCTGGCGATCACACCCCGGTTGTGTCGATCGGCCTGCGCTACGGCATGATCCTGTTCATCGCTTCGGAAGTGATGTTCTTCGTGGCGTGGTTCTGGATGTTCTTCGAGATGGCGCTGTTCCATGAGGCGCGCACGGTCTCGACGATCGAGGAAGTCCGCACCGCCTGGGCCGCCTGGCCGCCGGCCGGCGTCGAGACGGTCTCGGCCTGGCACCTGCCGCTGATTAACACCCTGACCCTGCTGCTCTCGGGCACCACGGTCACCTGGGCGCACCACGCGCTGCAGGTCGGCGACCGCAAGGGCGCTAAGTGGGGCCTGATCCTGACCATCGTTCTGGGCTGCCTGTTCACGGCCATCCAGATCTATGAGTACGCCCACATCAACCACGAGCAGCTGTTCTACTCGGAAGCGGCCGTTAATTCGGGCCTCTACGGCTCGACCTTCTTCCTGGCCACGGGCTTCCACGGCTTCCACGTCTTCGTGGGCACGCTGTTCCTGATCGTCTGCCTGATCCGCCTGATGACCGGCGCCTTTACGCCGCAGAAGCACTTCGGCTTCGAAGCGGCCGCCTGGTACTGGCACTTCGTCGACGTGGTCTGGCTGTTCCTGTTCGCGTTCATCTACGTGATCTTCGGGGCCTCGGCTCACTAG
- a CDS encoding SURF1 family protein produces MSETSAAPRRFPIGLTIATLIAFSILCGLGSWQLQRRHWKEDVLARLEALKTAPAQPLVQVLTADTKPESLAWTRVSVDCGDVGGQPLPLVYGVRDGDVVWRAQSPCAVLAGPYNMILVDRGVVPSLTGQVAPSPRAFDAPRRVVGVLSPIQQLGGDRAKVLERFADRKPAPLVLMAEQETPAPAGITPAPLPAEISNRHLECALTWFGLAVTLLFIYAAMLWRRLRP; encoded by the coding sequence ATGTCTGAGACATCCGCTGCGCCGCGCCGCTTTCCGATCGGCCTGACGATCGCCACCCTGATCGCGTTTTCGATCCTCTGCGGTCTTGGGAGCTGGCAGCTCCAGCGTCGCCACTGGAAAGAGGACGTCCTGGCCCGGCTCGAGGCGCTGAAGACCGCGCCCGCCCAGCCGCTGGTGCAAGTGCTGACGGCTGACACCAAGCCTGAGTCCCTGGCCTGGACGCGCGTCAGCGTCGATTGCGGCGATGTCGGCGGCCAGCCCCTGCCGCTGGTCTACGGGGTCCGTGACGGTGATGTCGTCTGGCGCGCCCAATCGCCCTGCGCGGTGCTGGCTGGCCCGTACAACATGATCCTGGTCGATCGCGGCGTCGTCCCCAGCCTGACGGGCCAGGTCGCCCCATCGCCCCGCGCTTTCGACGCTCCGCGCCGCGTCGTGGGCGTCCTCAGCCCGATTCAGCAGCTTGGCGGCGACCGCGCCAAGGTTCTGGAGCGCTTCGCTGATCGTAAGCCAGCGCCGCTGGTGCTGATGGCCGAGCAGGAAACCCCGGCTCCGGCCGGAATCACCCCTGCGCCGCTGCCGGCAGAAATTTCCAATCGCCACCTCGAATGCGCGCTTACGTGGTTCGGTCTTGCCGTAACCCTGCTGTTTATCTATGCCGCCATGCTCTGGCGGAGACTGAGACCCTGA
- a CDS encoding DUF983 domain-containing protein, producing the protein MTKTNPYAAGARGLCPECGEGYLFEGFLKVAPRCEACGFDLGKYETGDGAATFVILIAGAICAFGALFSMFAWYWPVWVSLVVWLPAVVIISLLLMRPAKGLMVAAQIAQKASEAGRDHV; encoded by the coding sequence GTGACCAAGACCAACCCCTACGCCGCCGGCGCGCGCGGCCTTTGCCCTGAGTGCGGCGAGGGCTATCTGTTCGAGGGCTTCCTCAAGGTCGCGCCGCGCTGCGAGGCCTGCGGTTTCGATCTTGGCAAGTACGAGACCGGCGACGGCGCGGCGACCTTCGTGATCCTGATCGCCGGCGCCATCTGCGCCTTCGGCGCGCTGTTCTCGATGTTCGCCTGGTATTGGCCGGTCTGGGTGTCGCTGGTCGTCTGGCTGCCGGCCGTCGTGATCATCAGCCTTCTCCTGATGCGCCCGGCCAAGGGGCTGATGGTCGCCGCCCAGATCGCTCAGAAGGCTTCGGAAGCGGGGCGTGACCATGTCTGA